Proteins encoded within one genomic window of Ideonella dechloratans:
- a CDS encoding winged helix-turn-helix domain-containing protein, translated as MRILLAEDDPLLGDGLRAGLRQQGFLVDWVRDGQAAERELRSGVYSAAVLDLGLPLCDGMDVLAQVRRAGTATPVLVLTARDAVTDRIRGLDAWADDYVVKPVDLQELGARLRALVRRAHGQPQEKLVAGDVALDPAGRSVTLAGEPVTLSAREFDLLQALMLNAGRVLSREQLEQHLYSWGQEVESNAVEVYVHHLRRKLRPELIVTVRGVGYMLPRDA; from the coding sequence ATGCGCATCCTGCTGGCTGAAGACGACCCCCTGCTGGGCGACGGGCTGCGCGCCGGTCTGCGCCAGCAGGGCTTTCTGGTGGACTGGGTGCGCGACGGCCAGGCCGCCGAGCGCGAGCTGCGCAGCGGCGTGTACAGCGCCGCCGTGCTGGACCTGGGCCTGCCCCTGTGCGATGGCATGGACGTGCTGGCCCAGGTGCGCCGGGCCGGCACCGCCACGCCGGTGCTGGTGCTGACCGCCCGCGATGCCGTGACCGACCGCATCCGCGGCCTGGACGCCTGGGCCGACGACTACGTGGTCAAGCCGGTGGACCTGCAGGAGTTGGGCGCCCGCCTGCGCGCGCTGGTGCGCCGCGCCCACGGCCAGCCGCAGGAAAAGCTCGTCGCCGGCGACGTGGCCCTGGACCCGGCCGGCCGCAGCGTCACCCTGGCGGGCGAGCCCGTCACCCTGTCGGCCCGCGAGTTCGACCTGCTGCAGGCCCTGATGCTCAACGCCGGGCGGGTGCTCAGCCGCGAGCAGCTGGAGCAGCACCTCTACAGCTGGGGCCAGGAGGTGGAGAGCAACGCGGTGGAAGTCTATGTGCACCACCTGCGGCGCAAGCTGCGGCCCGAGCTCATCGTCACCGTGCGGGGCGTGGGCTACATGCTGCCGCGCGACGCATGA
- a CDS encoding cytochrome b/b6 domain-containing protein, whose translation MTTMNPGATGADHAGDGAPHSDTALAPVKVWDWPVRVFHWLAVACFAGAWLTAESERLHLVHITLGYTLGGLVAFRVLWGLLDTGHARFANFVRSPAAAWRYVTSLLGERPLHYTGHNPAGALAIVALLGLIALTVGLGWATETERLPGWLDEGHELAANALMALVVVHLVGVAVGSLRHRENLPRAMLTGLKRGLPGEGIRRQHGWLGALVLICALGFWAWQWHSAPVATGQDAALMGGDHDQDDDD comes from the coding sequence ATGACCACGATGAATCCCGGCGCCACCGGCGCCGACCACGCCGGCGACGGCGCCCCCCACTCCGACACCGCCCTGGCCCCCGTGAAGGTGTGGGACTGGCCGGTGCGCGTGTTCCACTGGCTGGCTGTGGCCTGCTTCGCCGGGGCCTGGCTCACCGCAGAAAGCGAGCGCCTGCACCTGGTGCACATCACCCTGGGCTACACCCTGGGCGGCCTGGTGGCCTTCCGCGTGCTGTGGGGTCTGCTGGACACCGGCCACGCCCGCTTCGCCAACTTCGTGCGCAGCCCGGCCGCGGCCTGGCGCTATGTCACCTCGCTGCTGGGCGAGCGGCCGCTGCACTACACCGGCCACAACCCGGCCGGCGCGCTGGCCATCGTCGCGCTGCTGGGGCTCATCGCCCTGACGGTGGGCCTGGGCTGGGCCACCGAAACCGAGCGCCTGCCCGGCTGGCTGGACGAGGGCCACGAACTGGCCGCCAACGCCCTGATGGCCCTGGTGGTGGTGCACCTGGTGGGCGTGGCCGTGGGCAGCCTGCGCCACCGCGAGAACCTGCCCCGCGCCATGCTCACCGGCCTCAAGCGCGGCCTGCCGGGCGAAGGCATCCGCCGCCAGCACGGCTGGCTGGGCGCCCTGGTCTTGATCTGCGCCCTGGGCTTCTGGGCCTGGCAATGGCACAGTGCGCCGGTGGCCACCGGCCAGGACGCCGCCCTGATGGGCGGTGACCACGACCAAGATGATGACGACTGA
- a CDS encoding diheme cytochrome c produces the protein MKTPILSLMAAMTLLASPLHAEEEERGERSRGARVPTLPQYQAECSACHVAFPAGGLPAASWARLMQNLPQHFGTDASLDPATTRQISQWLQANAASGRRAQDTPPEDRITRTQWFVREHHHEISSTTWQRAAIGKPSNCAACHTGAPQGRFSEHDVRIPR, from the coding sequence ATGAAGACCCCCATCCTGTCCCTGATGGCCGCCATGACCCTGCTGGCCAGCCCGCTGCACGCCGAGGAAGAGGAGCGCGGCGAACGCAGCCGCGGCGCCCGCGTGCCCACCCTGCCCCAGTACCAGGCCGAATGCAGCGCCTGCCACGTGGCCTTTCCGGCCGGTGGCCTGCCCGCGGCCTCCTGGGCGCGGCTGATGCAGAACCTGCCCCAGCACTTCGGCACCGACGCCTCGCTGGACCCGGCCACCACCCGGCAGATCAGCCAGTGGCTGCAGGCCAACGCCGCCAGCGGTCGCCGCGCCCAGGACACCCCACCCGAAGACCGCATCACCCGCACCCAGTGGTTCGTGCGCGAGCACCACCACGAGATCAGCTCGACCACTTGGCAGCGCGCGGCCATCGGCAAGCCCTCCAACTGCGCGGCCTGCCACACCGGCGCGCCGCAGGGCCGCTTCAGCGAACACGACGTGCGCATCCCGCGCTGA
- a CDS encoding DUF1924 domain-containing protein, with the protein MAALLGGLSAAALAASPAELLAGYSAEAGVRGEPARGQAFFTQRHGQEWSCASCHTTQPTQAGKHAVTGKTIAPMAPAVNAQRFTDLAKTEKWFRRNCKDVVGRECQANEKADVLAWLMTLK; encoded by the coding sequence ATGGCCGCGCTGCTGGGCGGCCTGAGCGCCGCTGCGCTGGCCGCCTCCCCGGCTGAGCTGCTGGCCGGCTACAGCGCCGAGGCCGGCGTGCGCGGCGAGCCCGCCCGCGGCCAGGCCTTCTTCACCCAGCGCCATGGCCAGGAATGGTCCTGCGCCAGCTGCCACACCACCCAGCCCACCCAGGCCGGCAAGCACGCGGTCACCGGCAAGACCATCGCCCCCATGGCGCCGGCGGTGAACGCCCAGCGCTTCACCGACCTGGCCAAGACGGAGAAATGGTTCCGCCGCAACTGCAAGGACGTGGTGGGCCGCGAGTGCCAGGCCAACGAGAAGGCCGACGTGCTGGCCTGGCTCATGACGCTGAAGTGA
- a CDS encoding type II toxin-antitoxin system RelE family toxin: MTTSEGVKTTKRKYKYKLRFMPEALEEWHKLDGSVKAPLKKLLEKRLDNPHVPGGELHGPLTGCYKIKLRQQGARLVYAVEDDHLIVTVVAVDRREDGIVYQSSIARLSAAAAALSQALRDKLKK; encoded by the coding sequence TTGACGACCTCTGAGGGCGTCAAGACGACGAAGCGCAAGTACAAATACAAGCTTCGCTTCATGCCTGAGGCGCTGGAGGAGTGGCACAAGCTCGACGGTTCGGTGAAGGCCCCGCTCAAGAAGCTCCTCGAAAAGCGCTTGGACAACCCCCATGTCCCGGGTGGTGAATTGCACGGGCCCCTGACGGGTTGCTACAAGATCAAACTCCGCCAGCAAGGTGCACGGCTGGTCTATGCCGTCGAGGATGACCACCTCATCGTCACGGTGGTGGCTGTCGACAGGCGCGAGGATGGCATCGTCTACCAATCGTCCATCGCACGCCTCTCCGCGGCAGCGGCTGCGCTCTCGCAGGCTTTGCGCGACAAACTCAAGAAGTAG
- a CDS encoding type II toxin-antitoxin system Phd/YefM family antitoxin yields the protein MESILADVAVSMSEFKKNPAAVLREANHRPVAVLNHNRAAFYMVEPRLFEAMMEELADQELYRKAASRLVDKSRAIEVDIDDL from the coding sequence ATGGAATCCATTCTTGCCGACGTTGCCGTGAGCATGTCCGAGTTCAAGAAGAACCCGGCTGCCGTGCTCAGAGAAGCCAATCACCGTCCCGTGGCCGTTCTCAATCACAACCGTGCCGCTTTCTACATGGTCGAACCGCGTCTGTTCGAAGCGATGATGGAAGAGCTTGCCGACCAGGAGCTCTACCGCAAGGCAGCCAGTCGCCTGGTCGACAAGTCTCGCGCCATCGAGGTGGACATTGACGACCTCTGA
- a CDS encoding GGDEF domain-containing protein, producing MHFSRRIEHLDRQDDFRDPAEQQLFRQVTVRDTRSLATAIQGFGWTVWLASVLLRHPPALDLVAAGIAGLGMLAAMALTWSARGPVANGIARCLYIVFLTLGLKADILVTSVPVFWVLPLGAAVTVGMSPIFTGWISYGVSAVAVWSILLLGQLEALLQTDDADWVLLFLLSVMALGVTLNLLFRHERQRIFLSQRELARLAFRDGLTGVHNRRSFMLAVDEHLRQTIGLDRDPGHLVLIDVDDFKQINDRHGHDIGDQVLAAVAQAIERCAAPQVCGRLGGEEFGVLHAAGVDPETFGRRLCEAVAQLNAAGLPTTVSVGIAPFRAEDPVSVTFRAADEALYCAKRQGKNRCVLTSSTAAPG from the coding sequence ATGCATTTCTCGCGGCGGATCGAACACCTGGACCGTCAGGACGACTTCCGGGACCCGGCGGAGCAACAGCTCTTCCGCCAGGTGACCGTGCGGGACACCCGCTCCCTGGCCACCGCCATCCAGGGCTTCGGCTGGACGGTGTGGCTGGCTTCGGTGTTGCTGAGGCACCCGCCCGCGCTGGACCTGGTTGCCGCGGGAATCGCCGGCCTGGGCATGCTGGCCGCGATGGCGCTGACCTGGTCTGCGCGCGGACCGGTGGCCAACGGCATCGCACGCTGTCTCTACATCGTGTTCCTGACCCTGGGTCTCAAGGCCGACATCCTGGTCACCAGCGTGCCCGTGTTCTGGGTCTTGCCGCTGGGGGCGGCGGTCACGGTGGGCATGTCGCCCATCTTCACCGGGTGGATCTCCTACGGCGTCAGCGCGGTCGCGGTCTGGAGCATCCTGCTGCTGGGCCAGCTCGAGGCCCTGCTGCAGACCGACGACGCCGACTGGGTGCTGCTCTTCCTGCTCTCGGTGATGGCGCTGGGCGTCACGCTCAACCTGCTGTTCCGCCATGAGCGCCAGCGCATCTTCCTGAGCCAGCGCGAGCTGGCGCGCCTGGCCTTCCGCGACGGGCTGACGGGCGTCCACAACCGCCGCAGCTTCATGCTGGCGGTGGACGAGCACCTGCGCCAGACCATCGGCCTGGACCGTGATCCGGGCCACCTGGTGCTGATCGACGTGGACGACTTCAAGCAGATCAACGACCGCCACGGCCACGACATCGGCGACCAGGTGCTGGCCGCCGTGGCCCAGGCCATCGAACGCTGTGCCGCGCCCCAGGTGTGCGGCCGGCTGGGCGGCGAGGAGTTCGGCGTGCTGCACGCCGCCGGGGTCGACCCCGAAACCTTCGGCCGCCGCCTGTGCGAAGCGGTGGCCCAGTTGAACGCGGCCGGCCTGCCCACCACCGTCAGCGTGGGCATCGCCCCCTTCCGGGCGGAGGACCCGGTCAGCGTCACCTTCCGCGCGGCCGACGAGGCGCTCTACTGCGCCAAGCGCCAGGGCAAGAACCGCTGCGTGCTGACCTCGTCGACTGCCGCGCCGGGGTAA
- a CDS encoding amino acid aminotransferase: protein MFQHIEPYGGDPILTLNENFQKDPRPNKINLSIGIYFDDAGQIPVMAAVREAEARIATQTGPKPYLPMEGLPAFRTEVQKLLFGAGHPVLTDGRIATIQAVGSSGGLKVGADFLHRWFPQSQIWVSDPTWDNHRAVFEGAGVTVNTYPYYDAATGGLRFDDMLHALRQLPAQSVVLLHACCHNPTGVDLGPAQWDALIPVLRERQLLAFLDLAYQGFGDSVDADAYAVRALAAAGLSFFVANSFSKSLSVYGERCGALSVVCPDAKQADVVLGQLKATVRRNYSSPPLHAGQLVATVLGTPELHALWVKELDAMRERIQAMRAKLHAIISAKVPGRNFDYFITQRGMFSYTGLSPAQVDRLREEFGVYLVRSGRMCVAGLNSANVERTAEAMAAVLAG from the coding sequence ATGTTCCAGCACATCGAGCCCTACGGCGGCGACCCCATCCTCACGCTCAACGAGAACTTCCAGAAGGACCCGCGTCCGAACAAGATCAACCTGTCCATCGGCATCTACTTCGACGATGCCGGGCAGATCCCGGTGATGGCCGCGGTGCGCGAGGCCGAAGCCCGCATCGCCACCCAGACCGGCCCCAAGCCCTACCTGCCGATGGAAGGCCTGCCCGCCTTCCGCACCGAGGTGCAGAAGCTGCTCTTCGGCGCCGGCCACCCGGTGCTGACCGACGGCCGCATCGCCACCATCCAGGCCGTGGGCTCCAGCGGCGGCCTGAAGGTGGGTGCCGACTTTCTGCACCGCTGGTTCCCGCAGAGCCAGATCTGGGTCAGCGACCCGACCTGGGACAACCACCGCGCCGTCTTCGAGGGCGCGGGCGTCACCGTCAACACCTACCCCTACTACGACGCCGCCACCGGCGGCCTGCGCTTTGACGACATGCTGCACGCCCTGCGCCAGCTGCCGGCCCAGAGCGTGGTGCTGCTGCACGCCTGCTGCCACAACCCCACCGGCGTGGACCTCGGCCCCGCCCAGTGGGACGCGCTGATCCCGGTGCTGCGCGAGCGCCAGCTGCTGGCCTTCCTGGACCTGGCCTACCAGGGCTTTGGCGACAGCGTGGACGCCGACGCCTATGCCGTGCGCGCCCTGGCCGCGGCCGGCCTGTCCTTCTTCGTGGCCAACAGCTTCTCCAAGAGCCTGAGCGTCTACGGCGAGCGCTGCGGCGCGCTCAGCGTGGTCTGCCCCGATGCCAAGCAGGCCGACGTGGTGCTGGGCCAGCTCAAGGCCACCGTGCGCCGCAACTACTCCAGCCCGCCGCTGCACGCCGGCCAGCTGGTGGCCACCGTGCTGGGCACGCCCGAGCTGCACGCCCTGTGGGTCAAGGAGCTCGACGCCATGCGCGAGCGCATCCAGGCCATGCGCGCCAAGCTGCACGCCATCATCAGCGCCAAGGTGCCGGGCCGCAATTTCGACTACTTCATCACCCAGCGCGGCATGTTCAGCTACACCGGCCTCTCGCCCGCCCAGGTGGACCGCCTGCGCGAGGAGTTCGGCGTGTACCTGGTGCGCTCGGGCCGCATGTGCGTGGCCGGGCTGAACAGCGCCAACGTGGAGCGCACCGCCGAGGCCATGGCCGCCGTGCTGGCCGGCTGA
- a CDS encoding bifunctional metallophosphatase/5'-nucleotidase has protein sequence MSIPPPLRGMRAWAGAVLLLGALSACATAPEPATPTTAASTSSPAGPALPLRLIAFNDFHGHLEAAGQSLSWPDPAQAGRPVSVPVGGAAALGGLVQRLRAGAPDSLLISSGDLVGAAPLVSTLFRHESTVAVANRLGVDVGAVGNHEFDAGLTELQRLMHGGCRADAADEAVRSCADGQPFTGMRFPLLGANVVDAGGRPVLAPSAVFQIHGVPVGVIGAVTRSTPGIVVPSGIRGLRFTDEAEAINTAARALQAQGVHTLVAVVHEGGELGSSGQRADWNDASCPGAHGPIFDIAQRLLPQIQVVFSAHTHQGYRCERDGRVIIQATSYGRGVSVVDLVLDAKTGAPLPARTRSINLPVLNSLTPAALRTRIVQATPAPWGEALAQAGEDPALAALVAQDVAAVRPIAERPVGRLLGAFTRGGPHGESTVGHLVADAQWAATRAPAQGGAELALTNPGGLRGDLLCDGQQPPCAVGYGALFTVQPFGNDVVVLTLTGAQLRALLEQQARPDGTAKLLQPSASLRYTWTAGAPAGQHVSDLTVGGQPVQPGRDYRVAVNSFLADGGDGFTLLRQGRDRHTGPNDADALVAFVQQAAPAPDPAPRVTWRP, from the coding sequence ATGTCGATCCCACCCCCCTTGCGCGGGATGCGGGCCTGGGCCGGCGCTGTCTTGCTGCTGGGGGCCCTGTCCGCCTGCGCGACCGCACCAGAACCCGCCACTCCCACCACCGCCGCCTCGACTTCTTCGCCCGCGGGGCCGGCCCTGCCCCTGCGCCTGATCGCCTTCAACGATTTCCACGGCCACCTGGAGGCCGCCGGCCAGAGCCTGTCCTGGCCGGACCCGGCCCAGGCCGGCCGCCCGGTCAGCGTGCCGGTGGGCGGCGCGGCGGCCCTGGGCGGGCTGGTGCAGCGCCTGCGCGCTGGCGCGCCCGACAGCCTGCTGATTTCCAGCGGCGACCTGGTGGGCGCGGCGCCGCTTGTGTCCACCCTGTTCCGCCACGAAAGCACGGTGGCCGTGGCCAACCGCCTGGGGGTGGATGTGGGTGCGGTGGGCAACCACGAGTTCGACGCCGGCCTGACCGAGCTGCAGCGCCTGATGCACGGCGGCTGCCGGGCCGATGCGGCCGACGAGGCGGTGCGCTCTTGCGCCGACGGCCAGCCCTTCACCGGCATGCGCTTTCCGCTGCTGGGGGCCAATGTGGTGGACGCGGGCGGGCGGCCGGTGCTGGCACCCTCGGCGGTCTTCCAGATCCACGGGGTGCCGGTGGGGGTGATCGGCGCGGTCACGCGCAGCACGCCGGGCATCGTCGTGCCCTCGGGCATTCGGGGCCTGCGCTTCACCGACGAGGCCGAGGCCATCAACACGGCGGCCCGCGCCCTGCAGGCCCAGGGAGTGCACACGCTGGTGGCGGTGGTGCACGAGGGCGGCGAGCTGGGCAGCTCCGGCCAGCGGGCCGACTGGAACGACGCCAGCTGCCCCGGCGCGCATGGGCCGATCTTCGACATCGCCCAGCGCCTGCTGCCGCAGATCCAGGTGGTGTTCTCGGCCCACACCCACCAGGGCTACCGCTGCGAGCGCGACGGCCGGGTGATCATCCAGGCCACCTCCTATGGCCGGGGCGTGTCGGTGGTGGACCTGGTGCTGGACGCGAAGACCGGCGCGCCGCTGCCGGCCCGCACCCGCAGCATCAACCTGCCGGTGCTCAACAGCCTGACCCCGGCGGCGCTGCGCACGCGCATCGTGCAGGCCACGCCCGCGCCCTGGGGCGAGGCCCTGGCCCAGGCGGGCGAGGACCCGGCCCTGGCGGCCCTGGTGGCGCAGGACGTGGCGGCGGTGCGGCCGATTGCCGAGCGGCCGGTGGGCCGGCTGCTGGGTGCCTTCACCCGCGGCGGCCCGCATGGCGAGAGCACCGTGGGCCACCTGGTGGCCGACGCCCAGTGGGCGGCCACCCGCGCGCCGGCCCAGGGCGGCGCCGAGCTGGCGCTGACCAACCCCGGCGGCCTGCGCGGCGACCTGCTCTGCGACGGCCAGCAGCCGCCCTGCGCGGTGGGCTATGGCGCGCTGTTCACCGTGCAGCCCTTCGGCAACGACGTGGTGGTGCTGACGCTGACCGGCGCCCAGCTGCGCGCCCTGCTGGAGCAGCAGGCCCGCCCTGACGGTACGGCCAAGCTGCTGCAGCCCTCGGCCAGCCTGCGCTACACCTGGACGGCCGGCGCCCCGGCGGGCCAGCATGTGAGCGACCTGACGGTGGGCGGCCAGCCGGTGCAGCCCGGACGCGACTACCGCGTGGCGGTCAACAGCTTCCTGGCCGACGGGGGCGACGGCTTCACCCTGCTGCGCCAGGGCCGCGACCGCCACACCGGCCCCAACGACGCCGACGCGCTGGTGGCCTTTGTGCAGCAGGCTGCGCCTGCGCCCGACCCGGCGCCGCGGGTGACCTGGCGGCCTTGA
- a CDS encoding DUF2332 domain-containing protein, with the protein MDTPTLCSPLADHPHAARYERDGLREFVEEPLYQRLCRLTARHPAALALHEALPPGPLRPTLWLAALHERVLAGGPARPDALAHWFASVGTTRAVDDPALPAAFDAFVTRHAEVLRLHLARRGTQTNEVGRGAVLRPALAEIARLGGCPRLALFDFGASAGLNLNLAHYRAVYQFDDGSADLAVGPAEEATPTLPCRVHGPLPAPLLAPEAWTLAATLGCDLQPVDLRDPLARRWLLACLWPRDAERAERLRRAMALAEARPPTVRAHTDGLSLLADWLDQLPPDVTPVLWHSWVLAYFSPGPLADFRRRAEALVRERGLWWLSAEDGPRTQALSGLTPPADPVPGEERADPAQHTFWVLSGPDAHSADGIGRRLLARTHPHGRWLAWMGD; encoded by the coding sequence ATGGACACGCCCACCCTTTGCAGCCCCCTGGCCGATCACCCGCACGCCGCCCGCTACGAACGCGACGGCCTGCGCGAATTCGTCGAGGAACCGCTGTACCAGCGCCTGTGCCGGCTGACCGCGCGCCACCCGGCCGCCCTGGCCCTGCACGAGGCCCTGCCGCCCGGCCCGCTGCGCCCCACGCTGTGGCTGGCCGCCCTGCATGAACGGGTGCTGGCCGGCGGCCCGGCCCGGCCGGACGCGCTGGCCCACTGGTTCGCCAGCGTGGGCACGACCCGCGCGGTGGACGACCCGGCCCTGCCCGCGGCCTTCGATGCCTTCGTCACCCGCCATGCCGAGGTGCTGCGCCTGCACCTGGCCCGGCGCGGCACACAGACCAATGAGGTGGGCCGCGGCGCGGTGCTGCGCCCGGCCCTGGCCGAGATCGCCCGCCTGGGCGGGTGCCCTCGCCTGGCGCTGTTCGACTTCGGCGCCAGCGCCGGCCTGAACCTGAACCTGGCCCACTACCGCGCCGTCTACCAGTTCGACGACGGAAGCGCCGACCTGGCGGTGGGCCCGGCGGAAGAAGCCACGCCCACCCTGCCCTGCCGCGTGCACGGCCCGCTGCCCGCCCCCCTGCTGGCCCCCGAGGCCTGGACCCTGGCCGCCACGCTGGGCTGCGACCTGCAGCCGGTGGACCTGCGCGACCCGCTGGCCCGGCGCTGGCTGCTGGCCTGTCTGTGGCCGCGTGACGCCGAGCGGGCCGAACGCTTGCGCCGTGCGATGGCGCTGGCCGAGGCCCGCCCGCCCACCGTGCGGGCCCACACCGACGGCCTGAGCCTGCTGGCCGATTGGCTGGACCAGCTGCCGCCGGACGTGACCCCGGTGCTGTGGCACAGCTGGGTGCTGGCCTATTTCAGCCCCGGGCCGCTGGCCGACTTCCGCCGCCGGGCCGAGGCCCTGGTGCGCGAACGCGGGCTGTGGTGGCTGTCGGCCGAGGACGGGCCGCGCACCCAGGCACTGAGCGGCCTGACGCCGCCCGCCGACCCGGTGCCCGGCGAAGAACGCGCCGACCCGGCCCAGCACACCTTCTGGGTGCTCAGCGGGCCGGACGCGCACAGCGCGGATGGCATCGGGCGCCGGCTGCTGGCCCGCACGCACCCGCACGGGCGCTGGCTGGCCTGGATGGGGGACTGA
- a CDS encoding Crp/Fnr family transcriptional regulator: MAADALNDLSLLLGHQFPQLPWPAATLQALLPRVQLRRLPAQAVVFAQGAATPALYGVMAGEVAIRLGTVDGAVSVVEHTQPMQLFGLASFASGLPATYEAITTRPSRLLVLGPAAYELLMDGVPGFARALMAEFARRHDATMRQLAAARHHGAMERLTLALDQMRREQPGRERDAQGWQRLRTTQAELAALAGLSRQTVNSLLAALVTQGRLRRAYGGLWLPP, encoded by the coding sequence ATGGCTGCCGATGCCCTGAACGATCTGTCGCTGCTGCTGGGCCACCAGTTCCCCCAGCTGCCCTGGCCCGCCGCCACGCTGCAGGCCCTGCTGCCGCGGGTGCAGCTGCGGCGCCTGCCGGCGCAGGCGGTGGTGTTCGCCCAGGGCGCGGCCACGCCGGCCCTGTACGGCGTGATGGCCGGCGAGGTGGCCATCCGCCTGGGCACGGTGGACGGGGCGGTGTCGGTGGTGGAGCACACCCAGCCGATGCAACTCTTCGGCCTGGCCTCCTTCGCCAGCGGCCTGCCCGCCACCTACGAGGCCATCACCACCCGGCCCAGCCGCCTGCTGGTGCTGGGCCCGGCGGCCTACGAGCTGCTGATGGACGGCGTGCCGGGCTTTGCCCGCGCCCTGATGGCCGAGTTCGCCCGCCGCCATGACGCGACGATGCGCCAGCTGGCCGCGGCCCGCCACCACGGCGCCATGGAGCGCCTGACGCTGGCGCTGGACCAGATGCGGCGCGAACAGCCCGGCCGCGAGCGCGACGCCCAGGGCTGGCAGCGCCTGCGCACCACCCAGGCCGAGCTGGCCGCCCTGGCCGGCCTGTCCCGCCAGACGGTCAACAGCCTGCTCGCGGCCCTGGTCACCCAGGGCCGTTTGCGCCGCGCCTATGGCGGGCTGTGGCTGCCGCCGTGA
- a CDS encoding DMT family transporter, whose amino-acid sequence MTDTRSHAGRGPALALLANAAVWGLTWWPLRQLQALGLHPLWATALIFAIAAALISLRWRGAWPALLRRPLLWCIVVAAGINNACFNWGITEGDVVRVVLLFYLMPLWTVVLARWVLHERISPAGLLRVALSVGGAALVLWPREGHGLLQGARAVDLLGALAGFFFAVNNILLRKANDRDSGAPGLAMFLGGLVVALPLAALLPGVPTPPALAPGWLGACAALAVVYVGSNLALQYAATRLPANATSVLMITEVLWAAGSALLLGAGSLSLPLALGGALILGSALLAALRP is encoded by the coding sequence ATGACCGACACCCGTTCCCACGCGGGGCGCGGCCCCGCGCTCGCGCTGCTGGCCAATGCCGCCGTCTGGGGCCTCACCTGGTGGCCGCTGCGCCAACTGCAGGCCCTGGGCCTGCACCCGTTGTGGGCCACCGCCCTCATCTTCGCCATCGCCGCCGCGCTGATCAGCCTGCGCTGGCGCGGCGCCTGGCCGGCCCTGCTGCGCCGCCCCCTGCTGTGGTGCATCGTGGTGGCCGCCGGCATCAACAACGCCTGCTTCAACTGGGGCATCACCGAGGGCGATGTGGTCCGGGTGGTGCTGCTGTTCTACCTGATGCCGCTGTGGACCGTGGTGCTGGCGCGCTGGGTGCTGCACGAGCGCATCAGCCCCGCGGGCCTGCTGCGGGTGGCGCTGTCGGTGGGCGGCGCGGCCCTGGTGCTGTGGCCGCGCGAAGGCCACGGCCTGCTGCAGGGCGCCCGCGCGGTGGACCTGCTGGGCGCGCTGGCCGGCTTCTTCTTCGCGGTCAACAACATCCTGCTGCGCAAGGCCAACGACCGCGACAGCGGCGCCCCCGGCCTGGCCATGTTCCTGGGCGGCCTGGTGGTGGCCCTGCCACTGGCGGCGCTGCTGCCCGGCGTGCCCACGCCACCGGCCCTGGCCCCGGGCTGGCTGGGGGCCTGCGCCGCGCTGGCGGTGGTCTACGTGGGCAGCAACCTGGCCCTGCAGTACGCCGCCACCCGGCTGCCGGCCAACGCCACCTCGGTGCTGATGATCACCGAGGTGCTGTGGGCCGCCGGCAGCGCCCTGCTGCTGGGCGCCGGCAGCCTCAGCCTGCCCCTGGCCCTGGGCGGCGCGCTCATCCTGGGCTCGGCCCTGCTGGCGGCGCTGCGGCCCTGA